A window of Rhabdothermincola salaria contains these coding sequences:
- a CDS encoding DUF4190 domain-containing protein: protein MSDQDRPQDLPSNPPPYPPQSDPWYPPAAPQSTAPPSSAGPGQAPPRWMPPAGPGQPPPPGPPGGPYAPGPDPSGAGPNPYGPGPNPYSPGPNPYGAGPNPYAPAPGAGSRTNSNALVALIVGVVALVACQPLGLVAFFLGRSARKEIAESQGHQDGDGLAVAGQVIGLVSCAIFVLSILAVVVIIVISVITAAATSDPSTTSF from the coding sequence GAGCGACCCCTGGTACCCACCCGCGGCGCCGCAGTCGACGGCACCACCCTCCAGCGCAGGACCGGGCCAGGCCCCGCCCCGGTGGATGCCGCCGGCCGGCCCGGGCCAGCCGCCCCCGCCAGGACCCCCCGGAGGCCCGTACGCACCCGGACCCGACCCGTCCGGCGCCGGGCCCAACCCCTACGGCCCCGGGCCCAACCCCTACAGCCCCGGACCCAACCCGTACGGTGCCGGACCGAACCCGTACGCCCCCGCCCCGGGCGCCGGTTCGCGCACCAACAGCAACGCGCTGGTCGCCCTCATCGTCGGGGTGGTCGCCCTCGTCGCGTGCCAACCCCTCGGGCTGGTCGCCTTCTTCCTGGGCCGCAGCGCCCGCAAGGAGATCGCCGAGTCGCAGGGACACCAGGACGGCGACGGACTGGCCGTGGCCGGGCAGGTGATCGGTCTCGTGAGCTGCGCCATCTTCGTCCTGTCGATCCTGGCCGTCGTCGTCATCATCGTGATCAGCGTGATCACCGCCGCCGCCACCTCCGACCCGAGCACCACCTCGTTCTGA
- a CDS encoding MmcQ/YjbR family DNA-binding protein, translating to MAETIPTDDGVDAALAAVRQRCLALPEVTERLSHGAPTFFVRGTTTFVMFHDDHHGDGRLALWCAAPSGVQAELVRTEPDRFFRPPYVGHRGWIGVRLDVAPDWDEIEGIVTEAYRCVAPKRLAERLDDDRP from the coding sequence ATGGCCGAGACGATCCCCACCGACGACGGGGTGGACGCCGCGCTCGCCGCCGTGCGCCAGCGCTGTCTGGCCCTGCCCGAGGTCACCGAGAGGCTCTCGCACGGGGCGCCCACGTTCTTCGTGCGGGGCACGACCACCTTCGTGATGTTCCACGACGACCACCATGGCGACGGCCGCCTGGCGCTGTGGTGCGCGGCGCCGTCGGGGGTGCAGGCCGAGCTCGTGCGCACCGAGCCCGACCGCTTCTTCCGCCCGCCCTACGTGGGCCACCGCGGCTGGATCGGCGTGCGCCTCGACGTGGCCCCCGACTGGGACGAGATCGAGGGGATCGTCACCGAGGCGTACCGCTGCGTGGCCCCCAAGCGCCTCGCCGAGCGTCTCGACGACGACCGGCCCTGA
- a CDS encoding alpha/beta hydrolase family protein, which translates to MELFFDDADMDGQLQRSVSAAYSGSADVGEVLAVAARITPGDYDSWWQEWSALAETSDRAAAAARQAGHTVSATKAFLRATEYWRQAWFFLRHDLDDERLQSGWRRHRASFRAATELWPHATTWLRVPFEGVHMEGYLVRPADDDVARPTVIAPCGYDSAAEAGWAATGYMALSRGWNFAVMEGPGQGGMLYEHRVPIRPDFEVPFAAMLDDLVGRPGVDPDRLALVGRSFGGYLAPRAAAFEPRIAALVCDPGQVEFTSRMATQMGDELTAKVLAGDPETDASLQDMLEGPRNTEYWGARMATHGQGTFAGMLRELHRFDITDIAGRITCPTLITEGEGDFASQSTQLRALLTGDVTLVHFDIASGAGGHCEGLGATLFEQATFDWLEDRLGHAP; encoded by the coding sequence ATGGAGCTCTTCTTCGACGATGCCGACATGGACGGTCAGCTGCAGCGCTCGGTGAGCGCGGCGTACTCGGGGTCGGCCGACGTCGGCGAGGTGCTGGCGGTGGCGGCACGCATCACCCCCGGCGACTACGACAGCTGGTGGCAGGAGTGGTCGGCGCTGGCCGAGACCAGCGACCGCGCCGCCGCCGCCGCCCGCCAGGCCGGCCACACCGTCTCGGCCACCAAGGCATTCCTGCGGGCCACCGAGTACTGGCGCCAGGCGTGGTTCTTCCTGCGCCACGACCTCGACGACGAGCGCCTGCAGTCCGGATGGCGGCGCCACCGGGCCTCCTTCCGGGCGGCCACCGAGCTGTGGCCCCACGCCACCACCTGGCTCCGGGTGCCCTTCGAGGGGGTCCACATGGAGGGCTACCTCGTGCGGCCGGCCGACGACGACGTGGCCCGCCCCACCGTGATCGCGCCCTGTGGCTACGACTCGGCCGCCGAGGCGGGGTGGGCGGCCACCGGCTACATGGCGCTCAGCCGGGGCTGGAACTTCGCGGTCATGGAGGGCCCGGGTCAGGGCGGGATGCTCTACGAGCACCGCGTCCCCATCCGCCCCGACTTCGAGGTGCCCTTCGCCGCCATGCTCGACGACCTGGTGGGACGGCCGGGCGTCGACCCCGACCGACTGGCGCTCGTCGGGCGCAGCTTCGGCGGCTACCTGGCCCCGCGGGCGGCCGCCTTCGAACCCCGCATCGCCGCCCTCGTGTGCGACCCCGGCCAGGTCGAGTTCACCTCCCGCATGGCCACCCAGATGGGCGACGAGCTCACCGCCAAGGTGCTGGCCGGCGATCCCGAGACCGACGCGTCGCTCCAAGACATGCTCGAAGGTCCCCGCAACACCGAGTACTGGGGGGCCCGCATGGCCACCCACGGCCAGGGCACCTTCGCCGGCATGCTGCGCGAGCTGCACCGCTTCGACATCACCGACATCGCCGGACGCATCACGTGCCCCACGCTCATCACCGAGGGCGAGGGCGACTTCGCCAGCCAGAGCACCCAGCTACGAGCGCTGCTCACCGGCGACGTCACCCTCGTGCACTTCGACATCGCATCCGGCGCAGGGGGGCACTGCGAAGGCTTGGGGGCCACGCTGTTCGAGCAGGCCACCTTCGACTGGCTCGAGGATCGCCTGGGCCACGCCCCCTGA
- a CDS encoding diguanylate cyclase domain-containing protein, with protein sequence MNPEPFTIRHDLSRPLADWDLDALVALSAGAQVQAEGEPDAVARVLRAVQGDAVVVNHVSDLGRGLHTVHPLDRTHIVAAWRRARDHPGEVVEVHCRSARGDGWGASRQRFLNLYGHPELAVFCILTDELATADVEFTTPDTTVVMGAPARWVLMHTSPIGGIESVEGTIEELLGVQSASLVGTTAIDLVDLDDQNAALGIFAEAIREPGRAISAQHRLRRPDGTTLWVESTLLLTPPRSHPSGPADDSTLVVLVVDATERRAQEAALQASREEARGLAEEFRLLAEEVPSGVFRADIGGNVQFANSHFVDLAGGRPVANLADLAHPGDRDRVEAARAAAIRHHDDGRPGDDTVTVEFRSALPDGGSRSLRVRAPRSGSGAPSGLIGVFTDSTPTARLREEARTDPLTGLRNRTALDDHIETAIGAGREVAVMFIDLDRFKEVNDAHGHHAGDAVLQVVAKRLRGCTRPTEMVTRYGGDEFVIVSTDPAPDILENLTGRVHGVLDHPIRVDGLLWQPSASLGLALSEPGDGPADVLHRADHEMYQAKQRRRRPASS encoded by the coding sequence GTGAACCCCGAGCCGTTCACGATCCGCCACGACCTGTCCCGCCCCTTGGCCGACTGGGACCTCGACGCGCTGGTCGCCCTGAGCGCCGGCGCCCAGGTGCAGGCCGAGGGCGAACCCGACGCCGTGGCCAGGGTCCTGCGGGCGGTCCAGGGCGACGCCGTCGTGGTCAACCACGTCAGCGACCTCGGACGGGGGTTGCACACGGTGCACCCCCTCGACCGCACGCACATCGTGGCCGCCTGGCGCCGGGCCCGCGACCACCCGGGGGAGGTCGTCGAGGTCCACTGCCGCAGCGCTCGCGGCGACGGTTGGGGCGCGAGCCGCCAACGCTTCCTCAACCTCTACGGCCACCCCGAGCTGGCCGTTTTCTGCATCCTCACCGACGAGTTGGCCACGGCCGATGTCGAGTTCACCACCCCCGACACCACCGTCGTGATGGGCGCCCCCGCCCGCTGGGTGCTCATGCACACCAGCCCCATCGGCGGCATCGAGTCGGTGGAGGGCACCATCGAAGAGCTCCTCGGCGTCCAGTCCGCGTCGCTCGTGGGCACCACCGCCATCGACCTCGTCGACCTCGACGACCAGAACGCGGCCCTCGGGATCTTCGCCGAGGCCATCCGCGAACCGGGACGGGCCATCTCCGCCCAGCACCGGCTCCGACGACCCGACGGCACCACACTGTGGGTCGAGAGCACGCTGCTGTTGACCCCGCCCCGGTCCCATCCCTCGGGACCGGCCGACGACTCCACCCTCGTCGTGCTCGTCGTCGACGCCACCGAGCGACGGGCCCAGGAGGCCGCGCTGCAAGCCAGCCGCGAGGAGGCACGAGGGCTGGCCGAGGAGTTCCGGCTCCTCGCCGAGGAGGTGCCCTCGGGCGTGTTCCGCGCCGACATCGGCGGCAACGTGCAGTTCGCCAACTCCCACTTCGTCGACCTCGCCGGCGGCCGCCCGGTGGCCAACCTCGCCGACCTCGCCCACCCGGGCGACCGCGACCGGGTGGAGGCCGCCCGGGCCGCGGCCATCCGCCACCACGACGACGGCCGACCCGGCGACGACACCGTCACCGTCGAGTTCCGCTCGGCGTTGCCCGACGGCGGCAGCCGCTCGCTGCGGGTGCGAGCCCCCCGCAGCGGCTCCGGTGCTCCGTCCGGGCTCATCGGGGTGTTCACCGACTCCACCCCCACCGCCCGGCTGCGCGAGGAAGCCCGCACCGACCCCCTCACGGGCCTGCGCAACCGCACGGCCCTCGACGACCACATCGAGACCGCCATCGGTGCCGGCCGCGAGGTGGCGGTGATGTTCATCGACCTCGACCGCTTCAAGGAGGTCAACGACGCCCACGGCCACCATGCGGGCGACGCCGTCCTGCAGGTCGTGGCCAAGCGCCTCCGCGGCTGCACTCGACCCACGGAGATGGTCACCCGCTACGGGGGCGACGAGTTCGTGATCGTGAGCACCGACCCCGCACCCGACATCCTCGAGAACCTCACCGGGCGCGTGCACGGGGTGCTCGACCACCCCATCCGGGTCGACGGCCTGCTGTGGCAGCCGTCGGCCAGCCTCGGCCTGGCGTTGTCGGAGCCGGGCGACGGCCCCGCCGACGTGCTGCACCGCGCCGACCACGAGATGTACCAGGCCAAGCAGCGCCGCCGCCGGCCGGCGTCGTCGTAG
- a CDS encoding bifunctional diguanylate cyclase/phosphodiesterase, giving the protein MSAGHRRGRFYSMLAAANGAVLRAATRQEILQGVCDVAVQDPEIVLAWVGERREEGSLVPLAAAGLGAERVAETTISLDSPLPSARAIAEGRPCVVHDIAAATPYDVHRRGVVAGGLASSCCLPISVHDTIVGSLALYGSRVGMFDDGLVELFEQLAADVAFALQALADREAQAEARQRAVQSEAQLQAVLSLGRDVVSVLDREGRALWITDSVESITGFPPEHYLGEDLADDVHPDDLDLTLEAWTAVQGEPGATSSAEMRLRHRDGGWRWMEVYLTNRTDHLGPDGVLSNMHDITESRAARDAMRFQAELLSSVGEVVIATDREARVTYWNSAAERLFGWSAREAIGRLAGDVAPVVEGAQHIDAATAAMRERRPWTDEIVVETRHGAQVPLSIHNTPIVDDHGRVAGFIGVSSDITEKVAARRDLERQATMQAEIARVGQLALAEGDVDAVIDVVTESLARTAGVDIAMFVELAHRQTGEATAHGAVVRAQFGALTARKGEPLTEAQAGLLEAFLPRIEREPILTGLARDPRYRTWMEQLVLPVEAVVAVPVRRRGADHGVLAGFALGDRSFGEDEANFVVALGNIVSARLDQAETEGELRRLALHDGLTGLPNRTLLVDRIEHAAAAAQRDGATLAVLVIDLDGFKLVNDALGHHVGDQLLVVVAERLVDAVRAGDTVARLGGDEFAVLCEGVHDVTEAAMVAERVAEAMATPIAIDGVETYVTASIGITARTGEEASADVLLREADGAMYRAKEQGRSRHEIFDTQMRDRAIERFDLTNDLRRALPRDEFRLVWQPEVALARADGTEGVWVEALLRWEHPEHGLLAPARFIDVAESTGLINPIGEWALAQACREFCAWQESGRSAPSMVSVNLSARQLAQPDLVDRVKAVVAETGIDPTRLMLEITETAVMGDPVTSIARLGALRDLGLQIAIDDFGTGYSSLTYLRRLPVDCLKIDLTFVSGLTDSLRDRAIVEGIIALAHAVDLFTIAEGVESEAQAAELVELGCDWGQGYLWSRPVDGATLLDWIEAEAR; this is encoded by the coding sequence GTGAGCGCGGGCCACCGCCGAGGGCGGTTCTACTCGATGCTGGCGGCCGCCAACGGCGCCGTGCTGCGGGCCGCGACCCGACAGGAGATCCTGCAGGGCGTGTGCGATGTCGCGGTGCAGGACCCCGAGATCGTGCTCGCCTGGGTGGGCGAGCGTCGTGAGGAAGGGTCGCTCGTCCCGCTGGCGGCGGCGGGCCTGGGGGCGGAACGGGTGGCCGAGACGACGATCTCGCTCGACAGCCCACTGCCGTCGGCTCGTGCCATCGCCGAGGGCCGGCCGTGCGTCGTGCACGACATCGCCGCGGCCACGCCCTACGACGTGCATCGCCGCGGGGTCGTGGCAGGAGGCCTGGCGTCGTCGTGCTGCCTGCCGATCAGCGTGCACGACACGATCGTGGGCTCGCTGGCCCTCTACGGGTCGCGGGTGGGCATGTTCGACGACGGGCTGGTCGAGCTGTTCGAGCAACTGGCGGCCGACGTCGCCTTCGCCCTGCAGGCCCTCGCCGATCGTGAGGCACAGGCCGAGGCTCGGCAACGGGCGGTGCAGAGCGAAGCCCAGCTGCAGGCCGTGCTCTCCCTCGGCCGCGACGTGGTGAGCGTGCTCGACCGCGAGGGACGGGCGCTGTGGATCACCGACAGCGTCGAGTCCATCACCGGGTTCCCTCCGGAGCACTATCTGGGAGAGGACCTCGCCGACGACGTGCACCCGGACGACCTCGACCTCACCCTCGAGGCGTGGACGGCGGTGCAGGGGGAACCGGGGGCCACGTCGTCGGCGGAGATGCGGCTTCGGCACCGTGACGGCGGGTGGCGATGGATGGAGGTGTACCTCACCAACCGCACCGACCACCTCGGGCCCGACGGCGTCCTCAGCAACATGCACGACATCACCGAGAGCCGAGCCGCGCGCGATGCGATGCGCTTCCAGGCGGAGCTGTTGTCGTCGGTGGGCGAGGTGGTGATCGCCACCGACCGGGAGGCTCGGGTCACCTACTGGAACAGCGCCGCGGAGCGGCTCTTCGGCTGGAGCGCGCGCGAGGCGATCGGACGCCTGGCGGGCGACGTGGCGCCGGTGGTCGAGGGTGCCCAGCACATCGACGCCGCCACTGCGGCGATGAGGGAGCGCCGACCGTGGACCGACGAGATCGTGGTGGAGACCAGGCACGGCGCGCAGGTGCCGCTCTCGATCCACAACACGCCGATCGTCGACGACCATGGACGGGTCGCGGGCTTCATCGGGGTGTCCTCGGACATCACCGAGAAGGTGGCCGCCCGGCGCGACCTGGAGCGGCAGGCGACCATGCAGGCCGAGATCGCCCGGGTCGGCCAGCTGGCCCTGGCCGAGGGCGACGTCGACGCCGTGATCGACGTGGTCACCGAGAGCCTGGCCCGCACCGCGGGGGTCGACATCGCCATGTTCGTCGAGCTGGCCCACCGCCAGACGGGGGAGGCCACCGCCCACGGCGCGGTGGTCCGAGCGCAGTTCGGCGCCCTCACCGCCCGCAAGGGCGAACCCCTGACCGAGGCCCAGGCCGGGCTGCTGGAGGCGTTCCTGCCTCGGATCGAACGCGAGCCGATCCTCACCGGTCTGGCCCGCGACCCCCGCTATCGCACATGGATGGAGCAGCTCGTCCTCCCGGTGGAGGCGGTGGTCGCGGTGCCGGTGCGTCGCCGGGGCGCCGACCACGGCGTGCTCGCCGGCTTCGCCCTGGGTGACCGCTCGTTCGGGGAAGACGAGGCCAACTTCGTGGTGGCGCTGGGCAACATCGTCTCGGCCAGACTCGACCAGGCCGAGACCGAGGGCGAGCTGCGGCGCCTGGCCCTGCACGACGGCCTCACGGGACTCCCCAACCGCACCCTGCTCGTCGACCGCATCGAGCATGCGGCGGCGGCTGCCCAGCGCGACGGGGCCACGCTGGCCGTGCTGGTCATCGATCTGGACGGGTTCAAGCTGGTGAACGACGCCCTCGGCCACCACGTGGGCGACCAGCTCCTGGTGGTGGTGGCCGAACGCCTCGTCGACGCGGTGCGAGCCGGCGACACCGTGGCCCGCCTCGGCGGCGACGAGTTCGCCGTGCTCTGCGAGGGCGTCCACGACGTCACCGAGGCCGCGATGGTGGCCGAGCGCGTCGCCGAGGCGATGGCGACCCCGATCGCGATCGACGGGGTGGAGACCTACGTGACCGCATCGATCGGCATCACCGCACGCACGGGGGAGGAGGCGTCGGCCGACGTCTTGTTGCGCGAGGCCGACGGGGCCATGTACCGGGCCAAGGAGCAAGGGCGATCCCGCCACGAGATCTTCGACACGCAGATGCGCGACCGGGCGATCGAGCGCTTCGATCTCACCAACGACCTCCGCCGCGCGTTGCCACGCGACGAGTTCCGCCTCGTCTGGCAGCCCGAGGTCGCCCTCGCCCGCGCCGACGGCACCGAAGGGGTGTGGGTGGAGGCCCTCCTGCGCTGGGAGCACCCCGAGCACGGCCTGCTGGCCCCGGCGCGCTTCATCGACGTGGCCGAGAGCACCGGGCTCATCAACCCCATCGGGGAGTGGGCGCTGGCCCAGGCCTGTCGGGAGTTCTGCGCGTGGCAGGAGTCGGGGAGGTCGGCCCCGTCGATGGTCTCGGTCAACCTGTCGGCCCGTCAGCTGGCCCAGCCCGACCTGGTGGACCGGGTGAAGGCCGTGGTGGCCGAGACCGGGATCGACCCGACCCGGCTCATGCTCGAGATCACCGAGACGGCGGTCATGGGCGATCCGGTCACCTCCATCGCCCGGCTCGGGGCCCTGCGCGACCTCGGCCTGCAGATCGCCATCGACGACTTCGGCACCGGGTACTCGTCGTTGACCTACCTGCGCCGCCTGCCGGTCGACTGCCTCAAGATCGACCTCACCTTCGTGAGCGGGCTCACCGACAGCCTCCGCGACCGGGCGATCGTCGAGGGCATCATCGCTCTGGCCCACGCCGTCGACCTGTTCACCATCGCCGAGGGGGTCGAGAGCGAGGCGCAGGCCGCCGAGCTGGTCGAGCTGGGCTGCGACTGGGGGCAGGGCTACCTGTGGAGCCGCCCGGTGGACGGCGCCACCCTCCTCGACTGGATCGAGGCCGAAGCCCGGTGA